Proteins encoded in a region of the Leptolyngbya subtilissima AS-A7 genome:
- a CDS encoding GNAT family N-acetyltransferase, translated as MTAQQLTSIQSRPSTSHADLPAIAAFYEICEQVDQLDNTPTLADLQRRLDYPPPGGTHHRQLWETPKGELVGLVALWIDDPADVATDALEGWAGIFVHPDWRGAHLEAELLSWAEQQVREQAAVAQRSAKLYAGTRADATYYRAIYETPGYEMIRRFHTMVRSLLNPIPQPQFPEGFTSRPTNADEAVAWVEMFNESFVDHWHFTPMTLKDRQFRLTYPTYQPEFDWVAVASDGTLAGFCGGAIDHEENTLKNRKEGWINILGTRRGYRRQGLARAMLLQGLHQLQAAGMETALLGVDTQNPNQAMGLYESVGFTIKETYLTYQKSLG; from the coding sequence ATGACTGCTCAACAACTGACCTCAATTCAGTCGCGCCCCAGCACAAGTCACGCCGATTTGCCCGCGATCGCCGCTTTTTACGAGATCTGTGAACAAGTTGACCAGCTCGACAACACCCCCACCCTCGCCGACCTCCAGCGCCGCCTCGACTACCCGCCCCCCGGCGGCACTCACCATCGCCAGCTCTGGGAAACCCCGAAGGGCGAGCTGGTGGGTCTGGTTGCCCTGTGGATCGACGACCCTGCTGATGTGGCCACCGATGCGCTAGAGGGTTGGGCGGGCATCTTTGTGCATCCCGACTGGCGCGGTGCTCACCTAGAAGCTGAACTGCTGAGCTGGGCCGAGCAGCAGGTGCGAGAGCAGGCCGCCGTTGCCCAGCGCTCCGCTAAGCTCTATGCCGGGACCAGAGCCGATGCTACCTACTACCGAGCTATCTACGAGACGCCGGGTTACGAGATGATTCGCCGGTTTCACACCATGGTGCGATCGCTGCTCAACCCCATCCCTCAGCCCCAGTTTCCTGAGGGCTTTACTTCTCGCCCAACCAACGCTGACGAAGCCGTTGCCTGGGTGGAGATGTTTAACGAAAGCTTTGTCGATCACTGGCACTTTACGCCGATGACGCTGAAGGACCGCCAGTTTCGCCTCACCTACCCCACCTACCAACCCGAATTTGACTGGGTGGCCGTTGCCTCCGATGGCACCCTGGCCGGGTTCTGCGGCGGTGCCATTGACCATGAGGAAAACACCCTGAAAAACCGCAAAGAAGGGTGGATCAACATTCTGGGTACCCGAAGAGGCTACCGCCGCCAGGGACTGGCGCGGGCTATGCTGCTGCAAGGGCTGCATCAGCTTCAGGCAGCGGGGATGGAAACAGCTCTGCTAGGGGTAGATACTCAGAACCCCAACCAGGCTATGGGGCTTTACGAATCCGTAGGATTCACCATCAAAGAAACTTACCTGACCTACCAAAAGTCTCTCGGATGA
- a CDS encoding DNA-3-methyladenine glycosylase: MSHLNKPASEDNIKLCNQPAPITPDWLGRSSLEVAPDLLGCRLVRRWADGRQLSATIVETEAYTEGDPACHAYRRETVRNRVMFGPPGYSYVYLIYGIYHCFNVITDRDRIPSAVLIRAVELDTIPPWLAGYRVEKPARWGAGPGKLCLLLDINRTLTDLPLTPASGLWLEHRDIDWQQRLEAGEIDFTQTTRIGLTQGADLPWRWYVTASKAVSKR; the protein is encoded by the coding sequence TTGAGTCATCTTAACAAGCCTGCCTCAGAGGACAACATAAAGCTTTGTAATCAGCCTGCGCCCATTACCCCAGATTGGCTGGGACGATCGTCTTTAGAAGTGGCACCAGACCTGTTGGGCTGTAGGCTAGTGCGGCGGTGGGCCGACGGTCGCCAGCTCAGCGCCACCATTGTCGAAACCGAGGCCTATACCGAGGGCGACCCGGCCTGTCACGCCTACCGCCGCGAAACAGTCCGCAATAGGGTGATGTTTGGCCCGCCGGGCTACAGCTACGTGTATCTGATCTACGGCATTTACCACTGCTTTAACGTGATCACCGATCGCGATCGCATCCCCAGCGCCGTGCTGATTCGTGCCGTCGAACTCGACACCATTCCCCCCTGGCTAGCAGGGTACCGGGTCGAAAAACCCGCTCGCTGGGGGGCTGGCCCTGGCAAGCTCTGCCTCTTGCTGGATATTAATCGCACCCTCACCGACCTGCCCCTGACCCCGGCCTCTGGTCTCTGGCTAGAGCATCGGGATATTGACTGGCAGCAGCGGCTTGAGGCGGGGGAGATCGACTTCACCCAAACCACCCGCATTGGCCTGACCCAGGGAGCCGACCTGCCCTGGCGCTGGTATGTTACAGCATCCAAAGCCGTGTCAAAGCGGTAG